One part of the Prunus persica cultivar Lovell chromosome G5, Prunus_persica_NCBIv2, whole genome shotgun sequence genome encodes these proteins:
- the LOC18777628 gene encoding uncharacterized protein LOC18777628 isoform X1, with product MLRGSRLVRPFQFQGTSSDWLPSSITKSPAIAAATNTILFLGLFIISAAILFSYWIQISNFQIGNSANETILISNKYQEPFKVIEFPLNCSIGSNINQTQTCPTSYPTTFGNLDDLEPSSSPICPDYFRFIHQDLMPWKATGITRDMVERAKETAHFRLVIVKGKAYVEKYKKSIQTRDVFTIWGILQLLRRYPGRLPDLELMFDCDDKPVIRSRDFRGPNSTQVPPLFRYCGDRWTKDIVFPDWSFWGWAEINIKPWEGLLKDLKKGNDRRKWMEREPYAYWKGNPFVAESRKDLLKCNVSDSQDWNARLFIQDWILESQQGFKQSDVASQCTHRYKIYIEGYAWSVSEKYILACDSVTLIVKPQYYDFFTRSLQPVHHYWPIRHDDKCKSIKFAVDWGNNHKQKANAASGMAVHDDCKLKFLELKAKRNYRFILFKIEQQQIVIDKLGEPNESYDDFTSSFPADECRYAVFDFDFTTEENCQKSKIFFIAWSPDSSKVRMKMVYASSKDRFKRELDGISFELQATDPSEMSLDIVKGRVF from the exons ATGTTGCGTGGGTCTCGCTTGGTCAGGCCTTTTCAGTTCCAAGGGACAAGTTCAGATTGGCTGCCATCTTCTATCACGAAGAGCCCTGCAATCGCTGCTGCCACTAACACCATCCTCTTCTTGGGTCTCTTCATAATTTCTGCtgccattttgttttcttattggATCCAAATT TCCAATTTTCAGATTGGTAATTCTGCAAACGAAACCATATTAATCTCCAACAAGTATCAGGAACCCTTTAAGGTGATTGAATTCCCACTCAACTGCTCTATTGGCAGCAATATTAACCAGACACAAACCTGCCCAACAAGCTACCCTACAACCTTTGGCAACCTTGATGATCTTGAGCCATCATCAAGCCCAATATGCCCGGATTATTTTCGGTTCATCCACCAGGACCTAATGCCATGGAAAGCCACAGGGATCACAAGGGACATGGTGGAGAGAGCAAAGGAAACGGCACATTTTAGGCTAGTGATTGTGAAGGGCAAGGCCTATGTTGAAAAGTACAAGAAGTCCATACAGACAAGGGATGTGTTTACTATATGGGGCATTTTGCAGCTTCTTAGGAGGTACCCTGGGAGACTGCCTGACTTGGAGCTCATGTTTGACTGTGATGATAAGCCGGTGATCCGATCAAGAGACTTCCGGGGACCAAACTCGACTCAGGTGCCGCCACTGTTCCGGTATTGTGGTGACAGATGGACTAAGGACATTGTGTTCCCTGATTGGTCCTTTTGGGGTTG GGCTGAGATTAACATAAAACCATGGGAAGGTTTGTTGAAAGATCTCAAGAAAGGCAACGACAGGAGAAAATGGATGGAAAGAGAACCTTATGCATACTGGAAAGGAAACCCTTTTGTTGCTGAAAGCAGGAAAGACCTCCTCAAATGCAATGTCTCTGACTCACAGGATTGGAATGCTCGCCTATTCATCCAG GATTGGATCCTTGAATCTCAGCAAGGCTTCAAGCAATCAGATGTAGCAAGCCAATGCACACACAG GTACAAGATCTATATTGAGGGATATGCATGGTCTGTCAGTGAGAAATACATTCTAGCCTGTGATTCAGTAACACTAATTGTAAAACCACAATACTATGATTTCTTCACAAGAAGTCTGCAACCAGTGCACCATTATTGGCCTATAAGGCATGACGACAAATGTAAATCCATTAAGTTCGCTGTCGATTGGGGCAACAACCACAAACAAAAG GCCAATGCAGCTTCTGGAATGGCTGTGCACGATGACTGCAAGCTGAAGTTCTTGGAGCTAAAAGCAAAGAGGAACTATCGATTCATTCTGTTCAAGATTGAACAACAACAAATTGTGATTGATAAGCTCGGGGAACCTAATGAGAGTTATGATGATTTCACCTCCAGTTTTCCTGCTGATGAGTGTCGTTATGCTGTCTTTGATTTCGATTTCACTACCGAAGAGAACTGCCAGAAAAGCAAGATTTTCTTCATTGCATG GTCACCGGATTCATCGAAGGTGAGGATGAAGATGGTGTATGCTAGTTCCAAGGACAGATTCAAGAGAGAATTGGATGGCATTTCATTCGAATTGCAAGCAACAGATCCAAGTGAGATGAGCTTGGACATAGTGAAAGGGCGAGTCTTCTAA
- the LOC18777628 gene encoding protein O-glucosyltransferase 1 isoform X2, which translates to MLRGSRLVRPFQFQGTSSDWLPSSITKSPAIAAATNTILFLGLFIISAAILFSYWIQISNFQIGNSANETILISNKYQEPFKVIEFPLNCSIGSNINQTQTCPTSYPTTFGNLDDLEPSSSPICPDYFRFIHQDLMPWKATGITRDMVERAKETAHFRLVIVKGKAYVEKYKKSIQTRDVFTIWGILQLLRRYPGRLPDLELMFDCDDKPVIRSRDFRGPNSTQVPPLFRYCGDRWTKDIVFPDWSFWGWAEINIKPWEGLLKDLKKGNDRRKWMEREPYAYWKGNPFVAESRKDLLKCNVSDSQDWNARLFIQDWILESQQGFKQSDVASQCTHRYKIYIEGYAWSVSEKYILACDSVTLIVKPQYYDFFTRSLQPVHHYWPIRHDDKCKSIKFAVDWGNNHKQKAQAIGKAASDFIQQELKMDFVYDYMFHLLNEYAKLLRFEPKIPEGATHLCSESMACPAAESEKKFMTESLVKSPSVTSPCTMPPAFKPQALGNLYRRNINLNKQVQKWEDKYWENLSKQE; encoded by the exons ATGTTGCGTGGGTCTCGCTTGGTCAGGCCTTTTCAGTTCCAAGGGACAAGTTCAGATTGGCTGCCATCTTCTATCACGAAGAGCCCTGCAATCGCTGCTGCCACTAACACCATCCTCTTCTTGGGTCTCTTCATAATTTCTGCtgccattttgttttcttattggATCCAAATT TCCAATTTTCAGATTGGTAATTCTGCAAACGAAACCATATTAATCTCCAACAAGTATCAGGAACCCTTTAAGGTGATTGAATTCCCACTCAACTGCTCTATTGGCAGCAATATTAACCAGACACAAACCTGCCCAACAAGCTACCCTACAACCTTTGGCAACCTTGATGATCTTGAGCCATCATCAAGCCCAATATGCCCGGATTATTTTCGGTTCATCCACCAGGACCTAATGCCATGGAAAGCCACAGGGATCACAAGGGACATGGTGGAGAGAGCAAAGGAAACGGCACATTTTAGGCTAGTGATTGTGAAGGGCAAGGCCTATGTTGAAAAGTACAAGAAGTCCATACAGACAAGGGATGTGTTTACTATATGGGGCATTTTGCAGCTTCTTAGGAGGTACCCTGGGAGACTGCCTGACTTGGAGCTCATGTTTGACTGTGATGATAAGCCGGTGATCCGATCAAGAGACTTCCGGGGACCAAACTCGACTCAGGTGCCGCCACTGTTCCGGTATTGTGGTGACAGATGGACTAAGGACATTGTGTTCCCTGATTGGTCCTTTTGGGGTTG GGCTGAGATTAACATAAAACCATGGGAAGGTTTGTTGAAAGATCTCAAGAAAGGCAACGACAGGAGAAAATGGATGGAAAGAGAACCTTATGCATACTGGAAAGGAAACCCTTTTGTTGCTGAAAGCAGGAAAGACCTCCTCAAATGCAATGTCTCTGACTCACAGGATTGGAATGCTCGCCTATTCATCCAG GATTGGATCCTTGAATCTCAGCAAGGCTTCAAGCAATCAGATGTAGCAAGCCAATGCACACACAG GTACAAGATCTATATTGAGGGATATGCATGGTCTGTCAGTGAGAAATACATTCTAGCCTGTGATTCAGTAACACTAATTGTAAAACCACAATACTATGATTTCTTCACAAGAAGTCTGCAACCAGTGCACCATTATTGGCCTATAAGGCATGACGACAAATGTAAATCCATTAAGTTCGCTGTCGATTGGGGCAACAACCACAAACAAAAG GCACAAGCAATTGGAAAAGCAGCAAGCGACTTCATTCAGCAAGAGCTAAAGATGGACTTTGTGTATGACTACATGTTCCATCTGTTAAACGAATACGCAAAACTCTTAAGATTTGAGCCAAAAATACCCGAAGGCGCGACGCATTTGTGCTCGGAGAGTATGGCTTGCCCTGCGGCTGAGTCTGAGAAGAAGTTCATGACAGAGTCCTTGGTTAAGAGTCCATCAGTGACAAGCCCCTGCACCATGCCTCCTGCCTTTAAACCCCAAGCACTTGGAAACTTGTATAGGAggaatatcaatttaaataaaCAAGTGCAGAAGTGGGAAGATAAGTACTGGGAAAATCTCTCTAAGCAGGAATAG